A single genomic interval of Flavihumibacter rivuli harbors:
- the istB gene encoding IS21-like element helper ATPase IstB, whose amino-acid sequence MNTTSTLEQMKELRLMGMAQTYQQQLELPLHQQLESHELVAHLLQHEQLYRRQEKTAYYLKLAKLRLQAIPEQINCSAARNLTKQQLTTLLEGQYLKNGDNILVTGATGCGKSYLACALGHQACLQGHKTIYLSMNRFIEKITLSKLDGTYLKLLNHLERQSLIILDDFGLQPMQQDIKLALLQILEERHGRRSTIVTSQLPVSAWYEYINEPTVADAIMDRLTASAHRIDLKGESLRRKK is encoded by the coding sequence ATGAACACAACATCCACATTGGAACAGATGAAAGAGCTCCGTTTAATGGGTATGGCCCAAACTTACCAGCAACAACTGGAGCTGCCCTTGCATCAGCAACTGGAATCACATGAACTGGTGGCACACCTGCTCCAGCATGAACAGCTCTACCGCCGCCAGGAAAAGACAGCCTACTATCTTAAACTGGCTAAGCTAAGGCTGCAGGCCATACCGGAACAGATCAACTGCTCCGCAGCAAGGAACCTGACCAAGCAGCAGCTCACTACACTGCTCGAAGGGCAGTACCTGAAAAACGGGGACAATATCCTGGTAACAGGGGCGACAGGCTGTGGAAAATCCTACCTCGCCTGCGCTCTCGGCCACCAGGCATGTTTACAGGGACACAAGACCATTTACCTGAGCATGAATCGTTTTATAGAGAAAATAACCCTGTCCAAACTGGACGGTACTTACTTGAAACTATTGAACCACCTGGAACGCCAGTCGCTGATCATACTCGATGACTTTGGCTTACAACCCATGCAGCAGGACATCAAGCTGGCCCTTTTACAAATCCTGGAAGAACGCCATGGGAGAAGATCCACTATTGTTACCTCACAGCTACCTGTAAGCGCCTGGTATGAATACATCAATGAACCTACCGTAGCGGATGCCATAATGGACAGATTGACAGCCAGCGCACATCGCATAGACCTGAAAGGGGAATCACTGAGGAGAAAAAAATAA
- a CDS encoding MBL fold metallo-hydrolase: MSQKLSVSIRMYRVGELGDCFYLQFKEGQTQSRVLIDCGSFRNSTASKERLQKIASHITEELNGEKIDVVVGTHQHNDHLSGFVHAKEIFEGNIDQVWLSWLDDPKDAAARKINKEHKKIVLGLLEVVSESKKIGKSKQLNIATELLDFYGLLGAAPAVPAEGIKVLKEIGTKPVKYLEPGDRLILPNLNKNSVNVYVLGPPRNPDLLYDISASSKESYDHRLQLAEAGTKQLLSAVKNKIKGIDQPEESDFPFNKTYKRITREIDPKVRQLYNNDPSRQIEDDWLEQANRLAIYMDTYTNNSSLVLAFELVQSGKVLLFVGDAQTGNWLSWKEIKWKGKNAKFSINQLLENTVLYKVGHHGSHNASLVEAIEKMCHPELVAMIPVDRTDGHITKQNGWRMPAKNLLNKLKEKTNNRVMVMDKNGFEDDCQPTKGKGKSGWKMVEGKPKVDNTNNYVEYTIYT; the protein is encoded by the coding sequence ATGTCCCAGAAACTTAGTGTATCCATAAGAATGTACAGGGTCGGAGAACTTGGGGATTGCTTTTATCTGCAATTTAAGGAAGGACAAACACAAAGCAGGGTATTGATCGATTGTGGATCTTTTAGAAATTCAACGGCATCTAAAGAAAGATTACAAAAGATTGCTAGTCATATTACAGAAGAACTGAATGGCGAAAAGATTGATGTGGTAGTTGGTACCCATCAGCACAATGACCACTTGTCAGGCTTTGTGCATGCTAAAGAAATATTTGAGGGCAACATTGACCAGGTATGGCTATCCTGGTTAGATGATCCAAAGGATGCAGCAGCCAGGAAAATAAACAAGGAACATAAAAAAATAGTACTGGGTTTGTTGGAAGTGGTAAGCGAGTCGAAAAAGATCGGCAAAAGTAAGCAACTGAATATTGCCACAGAATTGCTTGACTTTTATGGCTTATTAGGGGCAGCCCCCGCAGTACCGGCCGAAGGCATAAAAGTATTGAAGGAAATAGGTACAAAACCCGTTAAATATCTGGAACCCGGAGACAGGTTGATCTTACCCAATCTCAACAAGAATAGCGTCAATGTTTATGTCCTGGGACCACCCAGGAATCCAGACTTGCTGTATGATATAAGCGCAAGCAGTAAGGAAAGCTATGATCACCGGCTACAACTGGCAGAAGCAGGAACAAAGCAATTGCTATCCGCAGTCAAGAATAAAATAAAGGGAATCGACCAGCCGGAGGAATCTGACTTCCCCTTTAATAAAACCTATAAGCGGATAACAAGGGAAATAGACCCTAAAGTCAGGCAACTCTATAACAATGATCCCAGCAGGCAGATTGAAGATGATTGGCTGGAGCAAGCCAATCGATTAGCTATTTATATGGATACCTATACCAACAACAGCAGTCTCGTACTAGCATTTGAGCTTGTACAGTCAGGTAAGGTATTGCTGTTTGTTGGTGATGCCCAAACCGGGAACTGGCTATCATGGAAAGAAATAAAATGGAAAGGGAAGAATGCCAAATTCAGTATCAATCAACTTCTTGAGAATACTGTATTGTATAAGGTTGGTCATCATGGAAGCCACAATGCCAGCCTTGTGGAGGCCATAGAGAAAATGTGTCATCCGGAATTGGTAGCCATGATTCCAGTGGATAGAACTGATGGCCATATCACCAAGCAAAACGGATGGCGAATGCCCGCAAAAAACTTACTGAATAAGCTTAAGGAAAAAACCAATAACAGGGTGATGGTGATGGATAAGAATGGATTTGAGGATGATTGTCAACCTACAAAAGGAAAGGGTAAATCTGGTTGGAAAATGGTAGAAGGAAAACCTAAAGTAGACAACACTAACAATTATGTAGAATATACTATATACACATAG
- a CDS encoding type I restriction endonuclease subunit R, with translation MTTIATQPEAILEANLVNQLQGMGYRAVQIRHEADMLANLQAELEEHNKIKLSTKEFLQVLNHLNRGNVFDRAQILRDKMALQREDGTTTYIEFLNVEHWCQNRFQVCTQVTMEGSYTNRYDVTLLINGLPLVQIELKRRGLELKEAFNQTNRNQRHSYWSGYALYNYIQIFVISNGVNTKFYANNRNQSFKQTFFWTDEQNRRISQLQEFTQAFLEPCHISKMICKYVVLHQSDKCLMVLRPYQYYAVEKIIERVKTGTKNGYIWHTTGSGKTLTSFKASQILTKLPMVHKVVFVVDRNDLDYQTTKEFNAFSSGSVDGTNNTQMLVKQLADDTPLIVTTIQKLNTAISKSQYLERLEHLRQQRMVFIFDECHRSQFGETHQRIRKFFEAAQLFGFTGTPIFADNAAKGVEGNRTTKDLFSDCLHKYVITDAIRDENVLRFSVEYIGKYQHNEQSKTRMDIKVEDIDTAGLLEDPRRLEKITDYIIANHNAKTRNREFTAIFAISNVETLIKYYELFRKKKAAGDHDLRIATIFSFTANEDDKDANGFIPDDQDIFADGKGGINKHSRDKLDEFIADYNDMYGTKYSTKDSQSFYNYYKELARRVKNREVDILLVVNMFLTGFDSKHLNTLYVDKNLRFHGLIQAFSRTNRVLNETKSQGNILCFRNLKAATDEAITLFSNKEAIEEVVLPPYENQVARMNQALGRLYQLVPTVQSVDELPDEEAQLQFVQAFREIMRIRNVMESYADFNFEELHISPQAFEDYKSKYLDIYDSVSRGTRKEKVSILEDVDFELELIHRDEINVAYILKLLAKLKGTNAEQQQKLRKQVMDVMAGEITLRSKKELIERFIEEALPLVEDTDDIPQAFISFVDQEKEDAFRKICTEEKLRPEQFREVLGEYLFTQIDPQPDAIINLLEEKPRILERKTILDRVLQRLKDFVETYITGVGE, from the coding sequence ATGACCACTATCGCTACCCAGCCGGAAGCTATCCTGGAAGCCAATCTAGTTAACCAATTACAGGGCATGGGCTATCGTGCCGTTCAAATCCGGCATGAGGCCGATATGCTGGCCAACCTGCAAGCTGAACTAGAGGAACACAATAAAATAAAGCTCAGCACCAAGGAATTCTTACAGGTGCTCAATCACCTTAATAGAGGCAATGTCTTTGACCGTGCGCAGATCCTGCGCGACAAAATGGCCTTACAACGGGAGGATGGCACCACTACCTATATTGAATTCCTGAATGTGGAACATTGGTGCCAGAACAGATTCCAGGTATGTACCCAGGTAACCATGGAGGGTAGCTATACCAATCGCTATGATGTAACCCTTCTCATCAATGGCCTTCCCCTGGTACAGATAGAACTCAAGCGGAGGGGCCTGGAATTAAAAGAAGCATTTAACCAGACCAATCGTAACCAGCGCCACTCCTATTGGAGCGGTTATGCGCTGTACAACTATATCCAGATCTTTGTGATCAGCAATGGCGTAAACACCAAGTTCTACGCCAACAACCGCAACCAGAGTTTCAAGCAGACCTTTTTCTGGACCGACGAGCAGAACCGACGCATCAGCCAGCTGCAGGAATTTACCCAGGCCTTCCTGGAGCCCTGTCATATCAGCAAGATGATCTGCAAGTATGTGGTGCTGCACCAGAGCGATAAATGCCTGATGGTATTGAGGCCTTACCAGTATTACGCAGTGGAGAAGATCATAGAGCGGGTGAAGACCGGTACCAAGAACGGCTATATCTGGCATACCACAGGTTCGGGCAAGACCCTTACCAGTTTCAAGGCATCACAGATCCTGACCAAGCTGCCCATGGTGCATAAGGTGGTCTTTGTGGTAGACCGCAACGATCTTGACTATCAAACCACCAAGGAGTTCAACGCATTCTCTTCCGGTTCAGTGGACGGCACCAACAATACCCAAATGCTGGTGAAACAACTGGCCGATGACACCCCGCTGATCGTTACCACCATACAGAAGCTGAACACCGCCATCAGCAAATCGCAATACCTGGAGCGGTTAGAACACCTGCGCCAGCAACGCATGGTATTCATCTTTGATGAATGTCACCGCAGCCAGTTTGGGGAAACCCACCAACGCATCCGGAAGTTTTTCGAGGCTGCCCAGCTCTTTGGGTTCACGGGCACACCCATATTTGCCGACAATGCTGCAAAGGGAGTAGAAGGGAACAGAACCACCAAGGACCTCTTCAGTGACTGTCTGCATAAGTATGTGATCACCGATGCGATCCGGGATGAGAATGTTTTGCGGTTCTCGGTGGAGTATATCGGGAAATACCAGCACAACGAGCAGAGCAAGACCAGGATGGATATTAAGGTAGAAGATATAGACACAGCGGGTTTACTGGAAGATCCGCGGCGGCTGGAAAAGATTACCGATTACATCATAGCCAACCACAATGCCAAAACCCGTAACCGGGAGTTTACGGCCATCTTCGCCATCAGCAATGTAGAAACGCTCATCAAGTATTATGAGCTGTTCCGAAAGAAAAAAGCAGCGGGTGATCATGACTTGCGCATTGCCACCATATTCTCCTTTACGGCCAATGAAGACGACAAGGACGCAAACGGTTTTATTCCCGATGACCAGGACATATTCGCCGATGGCAAGGGTGGCATCAACAAACACAGTCGGGATAAGCTGGATGAATTCATAGCCGATTACAATGACATGTACGGCACCAAATACAGCACCAAGGACAGTCAGAGCTTTTATAATTATTATAAGGAACTGGCCAGGAGGGTAAAGAACCGGGAGGTGGATATCCTGCTGGTGGTGAATATGTTCCTGACCGGCTTCGACAGCAAGCACCTGAATACCCTTTATGTAGATAAAAACCTGAGGTTTCATGGGTTGATCCAGGCCTTTAGCAGGACCAACCGGGTATTGAATGAGACCAAAAGTCAGGGTAATATCCTCTGCTTCCGTAACCTGAAAGCGGCGACCGATGAGGCCATAACCCTGTTTAGCAATAAAGAAGCCATTGAAGAGGTAGTATTACCGCCATATGAGAACCAGGTAGCCAGGATGAACCAGGCCTTGGGCCGCTTATACCAGTTGGTACCCACCGTACAGAGTGTGGATGAATTGCCGGATGAAGAAGCCCAGCTTCAGTTTGTGCAAGCCTTCCGGGAGATCATGCGGATCAGGAATGTGATGGAGAGCTATGCGGATTTCAATTTTGAGGAATTGCATATCAGTCCCCAGGCCTTTGAAGATTATAAGAGCAAGTACCTCGACATCTATGATTCAGTATCACGGGGAACCAGAAAAGAAAAGGTATCGATCCTGGAAGATGTGGATTTTGAATTGGAGCTGATCCACCGCGATGAGATCAATGTGGCCTATATCCTGAAATTGCTAGCCAAACTAAAAGGGACCAATGCAGAGCAGCAGCAAAAGCTACGCAAGCAGGTGATGGATGTAATGGCCGGGGAGATCACGTTGAGAAGTAAGAAAGAATTAATTGAGCGCTTCATAGAGGAGGCCTTACCACTGGTGGAAGATACCGATGATATCCCCCAAGCCTTTATCTCTTTTGTGGACCAGGAGAAAGAAGACGCTTTCCGCAAGATATGTACTGAAGAGAAGCTGCGGCCGGAGCAGTTTAGGGAAGTCCTGGGCGAGTACCTCTTCACCCAGATAGATCCCCAACCAGATGCCATCATCAACCTGCTGGAAGAAAAGCCCAGGATCCTGGAAAGAAAGACCATTCTGGATCGCGTACTTCAGCGGCTAAAGGATTTTGTGGAGACGTATATAACGGGGGTTGGGGAGTAA
- a CDS encoding N-6 DNA methylase, with the protein MSEEQKKQLEAQLWNIANTLRGKMNADEFRDYILGFIFYKYLSERMHQYANDMLKQDGIRYEQIKENSRDGKAILAAVKEEALLKLGYFLKPSELFSHIAAKGNSLIENADGEASGSFILDDLQRILRNIEQSTMGTESQDDFDNLFEDLDLSSTKLGRTEKEKNTLISKVLSHLDKINFRIDDAKGDILGDAYEYLIGQFASGAGKKAGEFYTPQQVSTILARIVSQGKRRIKSVYDPTCGSGSLLLRVARQVKDVGYFYV; encoded by the coding sequence ATGTCCGAAGAACAAAAGAAACAACTGGAAGCCCAGCTCTGGAACATAGCCAATACCCTGCGCGGGAAAATGAATGCCGATGAGTTCCGCGATTATATCCTGGGCTTTATATTCTATAAATACCTCAGCGAACGTATGCACCAGTATGCCAACGATATGCTGAAACAGGATGGCATCCGGTATGAACAGATCAAAGAAAACAGCCGGGATGGTAAGGCTATCCTGGCAGCGGTAAAGGAAGAGGCCCTATTGAAACTGGGCTACTTCCTAAAGCCTTCCGAACTGTTTAGCCATATAGCGGCCAAAGGCAATAGCCTGATCGAGAATGCTGATGGGGAAGCCAGTGGAAGCTTTATCCTGGATGACCTGCAGCGGATCCTCCGCAATATCGAACAGAGCACTATGGGTACGGAGAGCCAGGACGATTTCGATAACCTTTTCGAGGACCTGGACCTTAGCAGCACCAAGCTGGGCCGGACCGAAAAGGAAAAGAACACCCTGATCAGCAAAGTACTGAGTCATCTCGATAAGATCAATTTTAGGATCGATGATGCCAAAGGCGATATCCTGGGAGATGCCTATGAATACCTCATTGGCCAGTTTGCCAGCGGAGCAGGAAAGAAAGCCGGTGAATTCTACACCCCCCAGCAGGTCAGCACCATCCTGGCCCGGATCGTTAGTCAGGGTAAGCGCCGGATCAAAAGCGTGTACGATCCCACCTGCGGGTCCGGTTCCCTCCTATTACGGGTAGCCCGTCAGGTAAAGGACGTGGGGTATTTCTACGTGTAG
- a CDS encoding restriction endonuclease subunit S — protein sequence MVRSKNIPVIRFQEFTNNWISEEFENISERASDKYNPDKSKIDYPCIELESLDQDTGILLNTFSSKEQKSIKNKFNKGDVLFGKLRPYLRKFHQPNFEGVCSSEIWVLRGTKITNRFLYYLLQAKRFSDLMNVTSGSKMPRAEWSLVSKESFFYPSHPEQQKIASFLTAVDEKIQQLSRKKKLLEQYKKGVMQKFFNQEIRFKPDKGGKFPDWEEKNLGEISVIKRGASPRPISSPKWFNSESNIGWVRISDVTKSNKFLTKTEQYLSKEGIAKSRLVPSGNIIMSISATIGKPIYTTFEVCIHDGFVVFEDLQAEKEFLFYYLDFIKENWYRYGQPGTQINLNSEIVSCEPILVPCNKEQQKIASFLSALDDKLNLVSIELDKARKWKKGLLQQMFV from the coding sequence ATGGTAAGATCTAAGAATATTCCTGTAATTCGCTTTCAAGAATTCACGAATAATTGGATTAGCGAAGAATTTGAAAATATTTCAGAACGAGCAAGTGATAAGTATAATCCTGATAAAAGTAAAATAGATTACCCTTGTATCGAACTTGAAAGCTTAGATCAGGATACGGGCATTTTATTAAATACTTTCTCCTCAAAAGAGCAGAAAAGCATAAAAAATAAGTTCAACAAGGGAGATGTTCTTTTTGGCAAGCTAAGACCATACTTGCGAAAATTTCACCAGCCAAACTTTGAAGGGGTTTGTTCATCAGAAATTTGGGTATTACGTGGCACAAAAATTACAAACAGGTTCTTGTACTACCTATTACAAGCAAAACGATTTAGTGATTTAATGAACGTAACCTCTGGTTCAAAAATGCCCAGAGCAGAGTGGAGTCTAGTTTCAAAAGAATCATTTTTCTACCCCTCCCACCCCGAGCAACAAAAGATCGCTTCCTTTCTCACCGCAGTGGATGAAAAGATCCAGCAACTCAGCAGGAAAAAGAAGTTACTGGAGCAATACAAAAAGGGAGTGATGCAAAAATTCTTTAACCAGGAAATCCGGTTCAAACCGGATAAGGGTGGGAAGTTTCCGGATTGGGAAGAGAAAAATTTGGGGGAAATTTCTGTTATAAAGAGAGGAGCATCACCTAGGCCTATTTCATCTCCAAAGTGGTTCAATTCTGAAAGTAATATTGGATGGGTCAGAATATCTGACGTTACTAAATCTAATAAATTCTTGACCAAAACAGAACAGTACCTATCTAAAGAAGGTATAGCAAAAAGCAGACTTGTACCCTCCGGCAATATTATCATGAGTATTTCCGCAACAATTGGAAAACCAATTTATACAACTTTTGAAGTCTGTATTCATGATGGATTTGTTGTATTTGAAGATCTTCAAGCAGAAAAAGAATTTTTATTCTACTATTTAGATTTCATAAAAGAAAATTGGTATCGTTATGGTCAACCAGGGACCCAAATAAATTTAAACTCCGAAATTGTTTCATGTGAACCAATACTAGTTCCATGTAATAAAGAACAACAAAAAATCGCATCCTTTCTCTCAGCCCTAGACGACAAGCTCAACCTGGTGAGCATCGAGTTAGATAAAGCCCGGAAATGGAAGAAGGGCCTATTGCAGCAGATGTTCGTTTAG
- a CDS encoding patatin-like phospholipase family protein, which produces MDKSIIRGLALSGGGYRAAAYHLGTLRKLQEMGKLQGIEKMSTISGGSIIGAFYCLNEDNYPDFENKMYTILTSKDVIRSVFLSWPFLRLIIVALIILALAVWTFIKVHTLLFPVILGLAIWYLISNQFTIFPVSKIIEGVYDEFLYGNKTLKDLSEKRPLLAIGATNLQTARPFVFSKPYMGESYYTREMQARFLPDSFPISRAVMASSCVPFAFTPVSIDKTFIENGKELGSSAPIIVDGGVFDNQGSHKLTHPRSLFRADIIVISDAGNKLPFEDLYKNTISLLIRTSNVFMERIKRFQLKEDVYDQQQSGISEIGYISLGWDLERCIEGFLDNLENKIINPRVIAAHEIPLEWIDQIKKYRNLIKDHISNRVDLEGIRNQYPTQEQVKLARNVTTNLKKLTHAEVEALSAHAAALTELQVKLYCPSL; this is translated from the coding sequence ATGGACAAAAGCATCATCAGGGGACTGGCCCTATCGGGTGGAGGGTATCGGGCAGCCGCCTATCATTTAGGAACCCTGCGAAAACTGCAGGAAATGGGTAAGCTGCAAGGCATAGAAAAAATGTCAACCATTTCCGGAGGTAGCATTATCGGAGCATTCTACTGCCTCAATGAGGACAACTATCCGGACTTCGAGAACAAAATGTACACCATTCTCACCAGTAAGGATGTGATCCGCTCCGTCTTTTTATCATGGCCCTTCCTACGGCTCATTATTGTGGCACTCATTATACTTGCCCTAGCCGTATGGACCTTCATAAAAGTACATACCCTTCTATTTCCAGTGATTTTAGGCCTGGCCATATGGTATTTGATCAGTAATCAATTCACCATTTTTCCTGTAAGCAAAATAATTGAAGGGGTATATGATGAATTCCTGTATGGGAATAAAACCCTGAAAGACCTGAGTGAAAAGCGGCCACTATTAGCGATCGGTGCAACCAATCTACAAACGGCCAGACCTTTTGTATTCTCCAAGCCATATATGGGAGAAAGCTATTACACCAGGGAAATGCAAGCGAGGTTTCTTCCAGACAGTTTCCCCATATCCAGGGCAGTAATGGCGTCCAGTTGCGTTCCTTTTGCCTTCACCCCTGTTTCCATTGATAAAACCTTCATAGAGAACGGAAAAGAGCTAGGCTCTTCTGCGCCCATCATTGTTGATGGAGGGGTTTTTGACAACCAGGGTTCCCATAAGTTAACCCACCCCAGAAGCCTGTTTAGGGCAGATATCATAGTCATCAGTGATGCTGGCAACAAACTACCATTTGAAGACCTCTATAAAAATACGATCAGTCTACTCATAAGAACATCCAATGTATTCATGGAAAGGATCAAACGCTTCCAGCTAAAAGAGGATGTGTATGATCAACAACAATCTGGCATAAGCGAGATTGGGTATATTTCATTAGGGTGGGATCTGGAAAGATGTATAGAAGGCTTCCTTGATAATTTAGAAAACAAGATCATCAATCCCAGGGTAATTGCGGCACATGAAATCCCTTTAGAATGGATAGATCAAATAAAAAAGTACAGGAACCTAATAAAGGATCATATCAGTAACAGGGTTGATCTCGAAGGCATCAGGAATCAATATCCCACACAGGAACAAGTAAAGTTGGCAAGAAATGTTACAACAAATCTCAAAAAGCTGACGCATGCAGAAGTAGAAGCCCTTAGCGCACATGCAGCCGCACTTACAGAACTACAGGTAAAGCTATATTGTCCAAGTTTATAA
- the istA gene encoding IS21 family transposase — protein sequence MAANPIKMDQLKQVLSLHQQGKSIKAIARLTGIARNTIRGYLRRGQANECNPLLDNDKELAAALYNQDSSTYKSKAYQCLLLHFEGIEQELARPGVTRLLLWREYREQHPDGYEYSQYCYYLKAFLRNKDVSMHLEYRAAEQIMIDFAGKKQYYIDSTSKERISCEVFVATLPFSGLIFCYAVPSQKTADFLECCNQMLRYFGGSPQTILCDNLSTAVTRSDKYEPVFTDLCYQLSEHYGTTFSATRPYEPRDKAMVEKAVRIVYQNVYAPLRKHTFHSLAELNHHFLQQLERLNKLPYKGSSFSRQDLFLAEEQPLLKTLPSAPLCLKKGTVLTVQRNYHIQLREDGLYYSVPWQYAGQKVKVWYDHRSVEIYHDHQRIAWHPRSVNGRGYTTLGEHMPPNHQAMAARKGWTQEGLLSKAYRIGPCVGSVAEKILGNSVYMEQNYKSCYGMLMLEKRYGSQRLEAACQLALTGMRINYTMIKNILHCGKDKQVRIPNDTPLPSHTNIRGPQQYQ from the coding sequence ATGGCAGCCAATCCGATAAAAATGGACCAGTTAAAACAAGTATTATCCCTTCATCAGCAAGGCAAATCCATCAAGGCGATTGCCCGGCTTACCGGGATTGCCCGTAATACCATCAGGGGATACCTGCGCCGCGGGCAAGCCAATGAGTGCAATCCCCTGTTGGATAACGATAAAGAACTTGCCGCAGCCCTGTATAACCAGGATAGTTCTACCTATAAAAGCAAAGCCTACCAGTGCCTGCTGTTGCATTTTGAAGGCATTGAGCAGGAACTGGCGAGGCCGGGCGTTACCCGCCTGCTGCTGTGGCGGGAGTATCGCGAACAACACCCGGATGGTTATGAGTACAGCCAGTACTGCTACTACCTGAAGGCATTTTTGCGCAATAAGGATGTCTCCATGCACCTGGAATACCGGGCGGCCGAACAGATCATGATCGACTTCGCCGGCAAGAAGCAGTATTACATTGATAGCACATCTAAAGAGCGGATCAGCTGTGAAGTATTTGTAGCTACGCTGCCCTTCAGCGGACTGATCTTCTGTTATGCCGTTCCCAGCCAGAAGACGGCCGATTTTTTGGAGTGCTGCAACCAGATGCTGCGGTATTTTGGTGGCAGCCCCCAGACCATTCTCTGTGATAACCTCAGCACTGCTGTTACCCGTTCCGATAAATACGAGCCTGTCTTTACGGATCTCTGTTACCAACTGAGCGAGCATTATGGCACCACTTTTAGTGCTACGCGACCCTATGAGCCGCGGGACAAGGCCATGGTGGAGAAGGCGGTGCGTATTGTATACCAGAATGTATATGCCCCCTTGCGCAAACATACCTTCCACTCCCTTGCCGAGCTCAATCATCATTTTCTTCAGCAGTTGGAGCGCCTGAACAAACTTCCTTACAAGGGATCCTCTTTCAGCAGACAGGATCTCTTCCTGGCAGAAGAGCAGCCCCTTCTAAAAACCCTTCCTTCAGCCCCCCTTTGCCTTAAAAAAGGAACCGTACTGACCGTACAGCGCAACTACCATATACAACTGCGGGAAGACGGCTTGTACTACAGCGTGCCCTGGCAATATGCAGGCCAGAAGGTCAAGGTCTGGTATGACCACCGCTCCGTAGAGATCTACCATGACCACCAACGCATTGCCTGGCATCCACGCAGTGTCAACGGCAGGGGATACACCACCCTTGGGGAACACATGCCACCCAACCACCAGGCCATGGCAGCCAGGAAGGGCTGGACGCAGGAAGGCTTGCTAAGTAAGGCTTACCGTATAGGCCCCTGTGTGGGCAGTGTGGCAGAGAAAATACTAGGCAACAGTGTTTACATGGAGCAGAACTACAAGTCCTGTTATGGCATGCTGATGCTGGAAAAACGGTACGGGTCGCAACGCCTGGAAGCAGCCTGCCAACTGGCACTGACGGGTATGCGCATTAATTACACGATGATCAAGAACATCCTGCATTGCGGTAAGGATAAACAGGTCCGCATACCCAATGACACCCCACTGCCATCCCATACCAATATCCGAGGTCCCCAACAATATCAATAA
- a CDS encoding type I restriction-modification system subunit M → MPRNTGVNISGIYIYGQELNRTTYNLARMNMILHGVHYKKFSIRQEDTLENPQHLGMKFEAIVSNPPFSAKWSANPLHLSDDRFSQYGKLAPSSKADYAFIQHMIAHLDDNGVMAMVAPHGVLFRGAAEGHIRRYLIEDKNYLDAVIGLPANIFYGTGIPTCILVYKICREHPDNILFIDASQDFEKAGNQNYLSDVHVDKILQAYNDRKDIDKYAKVASLEQVAANDYNLNIPRYVDTFEQEERIDLGTIAKELQALEGKMKDTDKTIAKYCKELGIASPF, encoded by the coding sequence TTGCCCCGGAATACGGGGGTCAATATCAGCGGAATTTATATCTACGGGCAGGAACTGAACCGCACTACCTATAACCTGGCCAGGATGAACATGATCCTGCATGGGGTGCATTATAAGAAATTCAGTATCCGCCAGGAAGACACCCTTGAAAATCCCCAGCACCTGGGTATGAAGTTCGAGGCCATCGTCAGCAATCCCCCATTTAGCGCCAAGTGGAGCGCCAATCCCCTGCACCTGAGCGATGATCGTTTCAGTCAGTATGGGAAATTGGCTCCCAGCTCCAAGGCAGACTACGCCTTTATCCAGCACATGATTGCGCACCTGGATGATAATGGGGTAATGGCCATGGTCGCGCCCCATGGCGTGTTGTTCAGGGGAGCTGCCGAGGGACATATCCGTCGTTACCTGATAGAAGACAAGAATTACCTGGATGCCGTGATCGGCTTACCAGCCAATATCTTCTATGGAACCGGCATCCCCACTTGTATCCTGGTGTACAAGATCTGTCGTGAGCACCCCGACAATATACTTTTCATTGATGCAAGCCAGGACTTTGAAAAAGCCGGGAACCAGAACTACCTGAGTGATGTGCATGTGGACAAGATCCTGCAAGCCTATAATGACAGGAAGGATATAGACAAATACGCCAAGGTGGCCAGCCTTGAACAGGTGGCAGCCAATGATTACAACCTGAATATTCCGCGTTATGTGGATACGTTTGAGCAGGAAGAGCGAATTGACCTCGGTACTATAGCAAAAGAACTGCAGGCGCTGGAAGGGAAAATGAAGGATACGGATAAGACCATAGCAAAGTATTGTAAGGAGTTAGGTATTGCATCACCATTTTAA